A genomic region of Brienomyrus brachyistius isolate T26 chromosome 6, BBRACH_0.4, whole genome shotgun sequence contains the following coding sequences:
- the suv39h1a gene encoding histone-lysine N-methyltransferase SUV39H1-A gives MAENLKGCRVACKVSLSQLQTLCQQEKVFCQRLGLSKKKFNDYEVEYLCDYKKRKDQEFYLVKWKGYPESQNSWEPRKNLRCIKLLKAFQHDLELELRKHRKRRSFKKLDSGISSYLVQKAKQRQELHRWEAHLNKMRSHKGRIFVLNEVDLEGPPKNFTYINNYKVGDGIMLNEVTVGCECTDCLGNPVKGCCAGASLHRFAYNDRGQIRLRAGLPIYECNSRCCCGLDCPNRVVQKGIQYDLCIFKTDDGRGWGVRTMEHIRKNTFVMEYIGEIITTEEAERRGHIYDRQGATYLFDLDYVEDVYTVDAANHGNISHFVNHSCNPNLQVYNVFIDNLDERLPRIAFFATRHIKPGEELTFDYKMQIDPVDAESTRMDSNFSRAGLPGSPKRRVRVECKCGVESCRKYLF, from the exons GTTGCCGTGTGGCGTGCAAGGTGTCACTGagccagctgcagactctttgcCAGCAGGAGAAGGTCTTCTGCCAGAGACTGGGACTGAGCAAAAAGAAGTTTAATGACTATGAAGTAGAGTACCTCTGCGACTACAAGAAGCGTAAG GATCAAGAGTTCTACCTGGTGAAGTGGAAGGGCTATCCTGAGTCTCAGAACAGCTGGGAGCCGCGCAAGAACCTCCGATGCATTAAGCTTCTCAAGGCATTCCAGCACGacctggagctggagctgcgGAAGCACAGGAAGAGGCGCAGTTTCAAGAAGCTGGACAGTGGTATCTCCTCATACTTGGTGCAGAAGGCCAAACAGCGGCAGGAGCTTCACCGCTGGGAGGCTCACCTCAACAAGATGCGCAGTCACAAGGGCCGCATCTTTGTGCTGAACGAGGTGGACCTGGAGGGCCCGCCTAAGAACTTCACCTACATCAACAATTACAAGGTGGGCGATGGCATCATGCTCAACGAGGTGACGGTGGGCTGCGAGTGCACCGACTGCCTGGGCAACCCGGTGAAGGGCTGCTGTGCCGGGGCCTCCCTCCACCGCTTCGCCTACAACGACCGAGGCCAGATCAGGTTGCGCGCCGGCTTGCCCATCTACGAGTGCAACTCGCGCTGCTGCTGTGGCCTGGATTGCCCCAACCGTGTCGTTCAGAAGGGCATCCAGTATGACCTCTGCATCTTTAAGACGGACGATGGACGTGGTTGGGGTGTACGCACCATGGAACACATCCGTAAAAACACCTTTGTCATGGAGTACATCGGGGAG ATCATCACAACCGAGGAGGCGGAGAGACGCGGCCACATTTATGACCGCCAAGGTGCCACATACCTGTTTGATTTAGATTATGTGGAGGACGTGTACACGGTGGATGCTGCTAACCACGGGAATATTTCCCATTTTGTCAACCatagt TGCAACCCCAATCTGCAGGTTTACAACGTGTTTATTGACAACCTCGATGAACGGCTGCCTAGAATAGCCTTTTTCGCCACCCGTCACATCAAACCCGGTGAGGAGCTCACTTTCGACTACAAAATGCAAA TTGATCCAGTGGACGCAGAGAGCACAAGAATGGACTCGAATTTCAGTCGGGCTGGTCTTCCAGGGTCCCCAAAGAGGCGGGTTAGGGTGGAGTGCAAGTGTGGAGTGGAGTCTTGTCGAAAGTATTTGTTTTAA